A DNA window from Jaculus jaculus isolate mJacJac1 chromosome 1, mJacJac1.mat.Y.cur, whole genome shotgun sequence contains the following coding sequences:
- the LOC123457690 gene encoding olfactory receptor 4A5-like — MKLSMGHSNNITEFVLLGLTQDSAGQKALFVLFLLMYIVAVVGNLLIFVTILASPSLGSPMYFFLACLSLLDTFYCNTISPSLIIDLLCDKKTISFSDCMVQLFFDHLFGGAEVFLLVVMSYDRYVAICKPLHYVTIMNRRVCILLLVLSWAGGFTHSFLQVLSVYNLPFCGPNVIDHFMCDMHPLLGLACTDTYFLGISVIANGGVMAVGIFLILLVSYGIILNSLKTQSQEGRRKALSTCSSHITVVVCFFVPCIFIYARPVSNFPIDKSISVFYIVISPMLNPLIYTLRNSEMKKSIKKLWRRAGQIA, encoded by the coding sequence ATGAAACTATCAATGGGACACAGCAACAATATCACAGAATTTGTCCTCTTGGGACTCACCCAGGATTCTGCTGGGCAAAAagcattgtttgttttgttcttactcATGTACATTGTGGCAGTGGTGGGCAACCTGCTCATTTTTGTGACAATTCTTGCTAGTCCCTCATTGGGCTCCCCAATGTATTTCTTTCTTGCATGTCTTTCACTACTGGATACTTTTTATTGCAATACCATCTCACCAAGTTTGATTATAGACTTACTTTGTGATAAGAAGACTATCTCCTTCTCAGATTGCATGGTCCAGCTCTTTTTTGATCACTTATTTGGTGGCGCTGAGGTCTTCCTTCTAGTAGTGATGTCCTATGATcgctatgtggccatctgcaaGCCCTTGCACTACGTGACCATCATGAACAGACGGGTTTGCATCCTGCtgttggtgctttcttgggctggaggttTCACACACTCTTTTCTTCAAGTTCTTTCTGTGTACAACCTTCCTTTCTGTGGCCCCAATGTCATTGACCACTTCATGTGTGACATGCACCCATTATTGGGACTTGCATGCACTGACACCTACTTCCTTGGCATCTCTGTCATTGCCAATGGTGGAGTCATGGCTGTAGgaatctttctcattctcttagtTTCCTATGGAATCATTCTAAACTCTCTTAAGACTCAGAGTCAGGAAGGGAGGCGCAAAGCACTATCCACGTGTAGTTCTCATATCACAGTGGTTGTCTGCTTTTTTGTTCCCTGTATTTTCATATATGCTAGACCTGTTTCCAACTTTCCTATTGATAAATCCATTTCTGTTTTTTACATAGTTATCAGTCCCATGCTGAACCCTTTAATATATACCTTGAGaaattcagagatgaaaaagtctaTCAAAAAGCTCTGGCGTAGGGCTGGgcagattgcttag